A region of Deltaproteobacteria bacterium DNA encodes the following proteins:
- a CDS encoding radical SAM protein — protein sequence MAMWHAQRTARRWLADERGTIRKDAPRRVALVYPSPYRVAMSSLGYQCIYKRLNSLPGVAADRAVLPDDVAAHRAAGAPLVTLEREQPVGEYPLIAFSISYELELAGLIDCLELAGVPPLRADRGPNHPRVVAGGPLTFSNPAPLAPFCDVIAVGEGEHLAEELVAVGGDPDQLAGRPGFYVPERDGAAVPAVAKADDAVLPARSQIVTPHTELSSMFLTETSRGCSRGCTYCVMRRSTNGGMRVVPLDTILEGIPDDVRRVGLVGAAVTDHPRIKDLLRALVDGGREIGISSLRADRLDDELAGLLRAGGYRTLTVALDGASERLRAEIERRHTERHLLRAAELARAHGFHTLKVYMMVGLPGETDADIDELVRFTRELRDLCGRIAFGVAPFVAKRHTPLDGSPYAGIKTVEARLARLRRGLRGIADVRPTSARWAWVEYMLAQGPPEAGLAVLDAHRAGGRFADYKRAFAARGVEPTGPVARVPSTRELIQLRRAAQP from the coding sequence ATGGCGATGTGGCACGCACAGCGGACAGCGCGCCGATGGCTGGCCGACGAGCGCGGCACCATCCGCAAGGACGCACCGCGCCGCGTCGCGCTGGTCTATCCCAGCCCGTACCGGGTCGCCATGTCGTCGCTGGGCTATCAGTGCATCTATAAGCGCCTCAATAGCCTCCCCGGCGTCGCCGCCGACCGGGCGGTGCTGCCGGACGACGTGGCCGCGCACCGCGCCGCAGGTGCGCCGCTGGTCACGCTCGAGCGGGAACAGCCCGTGGGCGAGTACCCGCTGATCGCGTTTTCCATCTCCTACGAGCTCGAACTCGCGGGCCTGATCGACTGCCTCGAGCTGGCCGGGGTGCCGCCGCTGCGGGCCGACCGGGGCCCGAACCACCCGCGCGTCGTGGCGGGCGGCCCGCTTACGTTCTCGAACCCCGCGCCGCTGGCACCGTTTTGCGACGTGATCGCCGTCGGCGAAGGCGAGCACCTCGCCGAAGAACTCGTCGCGGTCGGCGGCGACCCGGACCAGCTCGCCGGCCGCCCGGGGTTCTACGTCCCCGAACGCGACGGCGCGGCCGTGCCGGCGGTCGCCAAGGCCGACGACGCCGTGTTGCCGGCCCGGTCCCAGATCGTCACGCCGCACACCGAGCTGTCGTCGATGTTCTTGACCGAGACGTCGCGCGGCTGCTCGCGCGGCTGCACCTACTGCGTGATGCGGCGGTCGACCAACGGGGGCATGCGCGTCGTGCCGCTCGACACGATCCTCGAGGGCATTCCGGACGACGTGCGGCGCGTCGGCCTCGTCGGAGCGGCGGTGACCGACCACCCTCGCATCAAGGACCTGCTGCGCGCGCTCGTCGACGGCGGCCGCGAGATCGGCATCTCGTCGCTGCGCGCCGACCGCCTCGACGACGAACTGGCCGGACTGCTGCGCGCCGGCGGCTACCGCACGCTCACCGTCGCCCTCGACGGAGCGTCCGAGCGCCTGCGCGCGGAGATCGAGCGGCGCCACACCGAGCGCCACCTGCTACGCGCGGCCGAACTCGCACGCGCACATGGCTTTCACACCTTGAAGGTCTACATGATGGTCGGCCTGCCCGGCGAGACGGACGCGGACATCGACGAGCTCGTGCGGTTCACCCGCGAACTGCGCGACCTGTGCGGGCGGATCGCGTTCGGCGTCGCGCCGTTCGTCGCCAAGCGCCACACGCCGCTCGACGGCAGCCCGTACGCCGGCATCAAGACGGTGGAAGCGCGCCTCGCGCGGCTGCGGCGCGGCCTGCGCGGCATCGCGGACGTGCGCCCGACGTCCGCGCGGTGGGCGTGGGTGGAGTACATGCTGGCGCAGGGGCCGCCGGAGGCCGGATTGGCCGTGCTCGACGCCCACCGCGCGGGAGGGCGCTTCGCCGACTACAAGCGGGCGTTTGCGGCGCGCGGCGTCGAGCCGACCGGCCCCGTCGCGCGCGTGCCGTCGACGCGCGAACTGATCCAGCTTCGCCGCGCGGCGCAGCCGTGA
- a CDS encoding TIGR00159 family protein → MRDREGGRRVRQMFDSLLRDASARDVLVLCADIFLVYYVIYRVLLTIKGTRAMQMVIGMFLIGAAFFAADRFEMTTVSWLLDNFINYFIIIIIVVFQQDIRRGLVRLGQNVFPFGRSREVSHALDEVVDAAEQMAKARIGAIIVMERDADLTGFVDHGQEVDAKLSTELLVALFVPSRDNKLHDGAVLIDKQLRIQLAAVVLPLSHQPLVKEFGTRHRAAVGITEETDAVAVVVSEERGEISLCFGGNIARDLERDELRRALMGLFYGEKERASRIAAEARAAADIARAVAAMAEGMERAERAARAVTAESSGRARTVAETPTARNRAAAPAEEPAR, encoded by the coding sequence TTGCGCGATCGCGAGGGAGGGCGCCGCGTGAGGCAGATGTTCGATTCGCTGTTGCGGGATGCGTCGGCGCGCGACGTGCTCGTACTGTGCGCGGACATCTTCCTCGTCTACTACGTCATCTACCGCGTGTTGCTCACGATCAAGGGCACGCGCGCCATGCAGATGGTCATCGGCATGTTCCTGATCGGCGCGGCCTTCTTTGCCGCCGATCGGTTCGAGATGACCACGGTGTCGTGGCTGCTCGACAACTTCATCAACTACTTCATCATCATCATCATCGTCGTGTTCCAGCAGGACATCCGGCGCGGCCTGGTCCGGCTGGGACAGAACGTGTTCCCGTTCGGCCGCAGCCGCGAGGTGAGCCACGCGCTCGACGAGGTGGTCGACGCGGCCGAACAGATGGCGAAGGCCCGCATTGGCGCGATCATCGTGATGGAGCGCGACGCCGACCTGACCGGATTCGTCGACCACGGCCAAGAGGTCGACGCGAAGCTGTCGACGGAGCTGCTGGTCGCGCTGTTCGTTCCGTCGCGCGACAACAAGCTCCACGACGGCGCCGTGCTGATCGACAAGCAGCTGCGCATTCAGCTCGCGGCCGTCGTGTTGCCGCTGTCGCACCAGCCGTTGGTCAAGGAGTTCGGCACGCGCCACCGGGCCGCGGTCGGCATCACCGAGGAGACCGACGCCGTCGCGGTCGTCGTGTCCGAGGAGCGCGGCGAGATCTCGCTGTGTTTCGGCGGCAACATCGCGCGCGACCTGGAGCGCGACGAGCTGCGGCGCGCGCTGATGGGCCTGTTTTACGGCGAAAAGGAGCGCGCGAGCCGGATCGCCGCCGAGGCGCGGGCGGCGGCCGACATCGCGCGCGCGGTCGCCGCGATGGCCGAGGGGATGGAGCGCGCCGAGCGCGCCGCGCGCGCCGTCACCGCCGAGTCGAGCGGCCGGGCGCGCACGGTGGCCGAGACGCCGACCGCGCGCAACCGCGCGGCGGCGCCGGCGGAGGAGCCGGCGCGCTGA
- the folP gene encoding dihydropteroate synthase produces the protein MGVVNATPDSFSDGGLFAEPELAVARAEALVAHGADIVDVGGESTRPGAAPVPADDEIARVVPVICALAARLPTPISIDTTKAAVAEAAIAAGAEIVNDISGGAFDPDLPAVAADAGAAYVCGHVRGTTLAEAHAAEAAPPDFDDVVAELRARIDGLPPGLRGRTIADPCLGFGKGTRQNVELVRRAGELADAVGAPVLVGPSRKRFLGDLTGQPVAERDDATVGAALAAVAAGAHIVRVHDVARLRPALVAFCAIAREGAA, from the coding sequence ATGGGCGTCGTCAACGCGACGCCCGATTCGTTCTCCGACGGCGGACTGTTCGCCGAGCCGGAACTCGCGGTGGCGCGCGCCGAGGCGTTGGTGGCGCACGGGGCGGACATCGTGGACGTCGGCGGCGAGAGCACGCGGCCGGGGGCGGCGCCGGTGCCGGCGGACGACGAGATCGCGCGCGTGGTGCCGGTGATCTGCGCGCTCGCCGCGCGGCTGCCGACGCCGATTTCGATCGACACGACCAAAGCAGCCGTCGCGGAGGCGGCGATCGCCGCGGGCGCCGAGATCGTCAACGACATCTCGGGCGGCGCGTTCGACCCGGACCTGCCGGCCGTCGCCGCCGACGCCGGGGCCGCGTACGTGTGCGGCCACGTGCGCGGCACGACGCTGGCGGAGGCGCACGCGGCCGAGGCGGCGCCGCCGGATTTCGACGACGTGGTGGCCGAGCTGCGCGCGCGGATCGACGGGCTGCCGCCCGGCCTGCGCGGGCGCACGATCGCGGACCCGTGCCTCGGCTTCGGCAAGGGGACGCGCCAGAACGTCGAACTCGTCCGCCGCGCCGGCGAGCTGGCCGACGCGGTCGGCGCGCCCGTGCTCGTCGGCCCGTCGCGCAAGCGGTTCCTCGGCGACCTCACCGGCCAGCCGGTCGCCGAGCGCGACGACGCCACGGTGGGCGCGGCGCTCGCAGCCGTCGCCGCGGGCGCGCACATCGTCCGCGTCCACGACGTCGCGCGGCTTCGACCGGCGCTGGTCGCGTTTTGCGCGATCGCGAGGGAGGGCGCCGCGTGA
- the hflB gene encoding ATP-dependent zinc metalloprotease FtsH, with product MRQSHKTILLWFVLVLMFVAVYKLFAETGKQEEEKDFTALMEEVADPERAKQIEKIEIEPRGDNAAIYIVTYRDRPNVRVIAKGEFFDHTVEAINRAGIPRNIVIKERSGFWQNLIISWLPILFLFVIFFFFMRQLQAGGGKAMSFGKSKAKLLTDHQNKVTFKDVAGVEEAKEEVEEIIAFLKDPKKFTRLGGRIPKGVLMMGAPGTGKTLLARAIAGEAGVPFFSISGSDFVEMFVGVGASRVRDLFEQGKKNAPCIIFIDEIDAVGRHRGAGLGGGHDEREQTLNQLLVEMDGFESNDGVILIAATNRPDVLDPALLRPGRFDRRIVVPRPDLNGRIGILQVHTRKVPISPNVDLEVLARGTPGFSGADLEALVNEAALLAARRDKDKVEMIDFEDAKDKVLMGSERRSMIISEKDKRTTAYHEAGHALVARLVGEETDPVHKVTIIPRGRALGLTQQLPEEDRLSMTKEFALNQIAILMGGRLAEEIVLHQQTTGAGNDIEKATELARRMVTEWGMSEEIGPLNFGAGEREVFLGRDFQQGDGYSEQTAQKIDAEIRRIVLEQHERARQLILANLDKLHAIANALLEVETLTGKDIDRLMAGEPLPARAAPRADGNAAPPPKADADRAKGRRPGIIPPLGGKEPDPEPA from the coding sequence TTGCGTCAATCACATAAAACGATTCTTCTCTGGTTCGTCCTCGTCCTGATGTTCGTGGCGGTCTACAAGCTGTTCGCGGAGACCGGCAAACAGGAGGAGGAAAAGGACTTCACGGCCCTGATGGAGGAGGTGGCGGACCCCGAGCGGGCCAAACAGATCGAAAAGATCGAGATCGAGCCGCGCGGCGACAACGCGGCGATCTACATCGTGACCTATCGCGATCGGCCCAACGTGCGCGTCATCGCGAAGGGCGAGTTCTTCGACCACACGGTCGAGGCGATCAACCGCGCGGGGATTCCGCGCAACATCGTCATCAAGGAGCGCAGCGGGTTCTGGCAAAACCTCATCATTTCGTGGCTGCCGATCCTGTTTTTGTTCGTGATCTTCTTCTTCTTCATGCGGCAGCTGCAGGCCGGCGGCGGCAAGGCGATGTCGTTCGGCAAGTCGAAAGCCAAGCTGCTGACCGATCACCAGAACAAGGTCACGTTCAAGGACGTCGCCGGCGTCGAGGAGGCCAAGGAAGAGGTCGAGGAGATCATCGCGTTCCTCAAGGACCCGAAGAAGTTCACGCGCCTCGGCGGCCGCATTCCGAAGGGCGTGCTCATGATGGGCGCGCCGGGCACCGGCAAGACGTTGCTGGCGCGCGCGATCGCCGGCGAGGCCGGAGTGCCGTTCTTCTCGATCAGCGGCTCGGATTTCGTCGAGATGTTCGTCGGCGTGGGCGCGTCGCGCGTCCGCGACCTGTTCGAGCAGGGCAAGAAGAACGCGCCGTGCATCATCTTCATCGACGAGATCGATGCGGTCGGGCGCCATCGCGGCGCCGGGCTCGGCGGCGGCCACGACGAGCGCGAGCAGACTCTCAATCAGCTGCTCGTCGAGATGGACGGGTTCGAGTCCAACGACGGCGTCATCCTCATTGCGGCGACGAACCGGCCGGACGTGCTCGACCCGGCGCTGCTGCGACCGGGGCGGTTCGACCGGCGCATCGTGGTCCCGCGTCCGGACCTCAACGGCCGCATCGGCATCTTGCAGGTGCACACCCGCAAGGTGCCCATCAGCCCCAACGTGGACCTGGAAGTCCTGGCGCGCGGCACCCCCGGGTTCAGCGGCGCCGACCTCGAGGCGCTCGTCAACGAGGCCGCGCTGCTCGCCGCGCGGCGCGACAAGGACAAGGTCGAGATGATCGACTTCGAGGACGCCAAGGACAAGGTCCTCATGGGCAGCGAGCGCCGCTCGATGATCATCTCCGAGAAGGACAAGCGGACGACCGCGTACCACGAGGCCGGTCACGCGCTCGTCGCGCGCCTCGTGGGCGAGGAGACCGATCCGGTTCACAAGGTGACGATCATCCCGCGCGGCCGCGCGCTCGGGCTCACCCAGCAGCTGCCGGAGGAAGATCGCCTGTCGATGACCAAGGAGTTCGCGCTCAACCAGATCGCGATCCTCATGGGCGGCAGGCTCGCGGAAGAGATCGTGTTGCATCAGCAGACGACGGGCGCGGGCAACGACATCGAGAAGGCGACGGAACTGGCGCGCCGGATGGTCACCGAATGGGGGATGAGCGAGGAGATCGGCCCTCTGAACTTCGGCGCCGGCGAACGCGAGGTGTTCCTGGGCCGCGACTTCCAGCAGGGGGACGGCTATTCGGAGCAGACCGCGCAAAAGATCGACGCCGAGATCCGCCGCATCGTCCTCGAGCAGCACGAGCGCGCGCGCCAGCTGATCCTCGCCAACCTCGACAAGCTACACGCGATCGCCAATGCGCTGCTCGAGGTGGAGACGCTCACGGGCAAGGACATCGATCGGCTGATGGCCGGCGAGCCGCTGCCCGCGCGCGCCGCGCCGCGGGCCGATGGCAACGCGGCGCCGCCGCCGAAGGCCGACGCCGATCGGGCCAAGGGGCGCCGGCCGGGCATCATCCCGCCGCTGGGCGGCAAGGAGCCGGACCCGGAGCCGGCGTAG
- the tilS gene encoding tRNA lysidine(34) synthetase TilS — protein MSRSKQPRSCSGVASATSSAVSASPTSLMRPNSSGTDSAATAAAGSRADNRASTRAAAGERASPARNRAIDTTSPVLRAPLPPWPLPLSPSLRGGVVMRAINLHMWAIAQRAAAAFDRAGVPAGARVLVACSGGPDSTALAAACARLSDRGRLGPVALAHVDHGLRPGGDRERARVAALAARLGAGAMSESVEVRTAGGSLEDAARRARYAALRRMADAWGADVIATGHTASDQAETVLMRLLRGAGIPGLAGIPLRRGRIVRPLLDVTRAEVERGLAEAGFADVLRDPMNADPRFLRARVRHRWLPALREENPALDAALAAVARAAAEQRDVLDWAARRLPLEAAAVAAAPPAVGKRALQLAAEAAGARRLGRAHIEALWRLARRPDAGTASLALPGVRAVREYGALRFEPAGAAEARAAAALAVEGPDGPYAVRRWRPGDRMRPARLRGRSRKLSDLFIDAKVPRRLRADARVAVRASDGAIVWAEHIGPAWGARVRVAERGSEAGADPRRPADGGGRR, from the coding sequence ATGTCGAGATCGAAGCAGCCGCGGAGTTGTTCTGGGGTTGCAAGCGCAACCAGCTCGGCGGTGTCGGCGAGCCCGACCTCCTTGATGAGGCCGAACAGCTCGGGCACGGACAGCGCCGCGACCGCGGCGGCCGGGTCGCGCGCCGACAACAGGGCGTCCACGCGCGCCGCGGCCGGCGAGCGGGCCAGCCCGGCGCGAAATCGCGCCATCGACACCACGTCGCCGGTGCTGCGGGCGCCGCTGCCGCCGTGGCCGTTGCCGTTGTCACCGTCGTTGCGGGGGGGCGTCGTCATGCGCGCTATAAACCTACACATGTGGGCCATCGCGCAACGGGCCGCGGCCGCGTTCGACCGGGCGGGGGTGCCGGCCGGCGCGCGCGTGCTCGTCGCGTGCTCCGGCGGGCCGGATTCGACCGCCCTGGCCGCCGCGTGCGCGCGGCTGTCGGACCGCGGGCGCCTGGGGCCGGTGGCGCTGGCGCACGTCGACCACGGGCTGCGGCCCGGCGGCGATCGCGAGCGCGCGCGCGTCGCGGCGCTCGCCGCCCGGCTGGGCGCCGGCGCGATGTCGGAATCGGTCGAGGTCCGCACCGCCGGCGGCTCGCTCGAGGACGCCGCGCGGCGCGCGCGCTACGCGGCGCTCCGGCGGATGGCCGACGCGTGGGGCGCCGATGTCATCGCGACCGGCCACACCGCGTCGGACCAGGCCGAAACGGTGCTGATGCGGCTGCTGCGCGGCGCGGGCATCCCCGGGCTCGCCGGCATCCCGCTGCGGCGCGGTCGGATCGTCCGCCCGCTGCTCGACGTGACCCGCGCGGAGGTCGAACGCGGCCTGGCCGAGGCCGGGTTCGCGGACGTGCTGCGCGACCCGATGAACGCGGACCCGCGGTTTCTGCGCGCGCGCGTCCGCCACCGCTGGCTGCCGGCCCTGCGCGAGGAAAACCCCGCGCTCGACGCCGCCCTGGCCGCGGTCGCGCGGGCCGCGGCCGAGCAGCGCGACGTGCTCGACTGGGCCGCGCGCCGGCTGCCGCTCGAGGCGGCGGCGGTCGCGGCGGCGCCGCCTGCGGTCGGCAAGCGGGCGCTGCAGCTCGCCGCCGAGGCGGCGGGCGCGCGCCGCCTCGGTCGCGCCCACATCGAGGCGTTGTGGCGCCTGGCGCGCCGGCCGGACGCCGGGACCGCGTCGCTCGCGTTGCCCGGCGTCCGCGCCGTGCGGGAGTACGGCGCGCTGCGGTTCGAGCCCGCGGGCGCCGCCGAGGCCCGCGCGGCGGCGGCGCTCGCGGTCGAGGGCCCGGACGGTCCGTACGCCGTGCGGCGCTGGCGACCGGGCGACCGGATGCGGCCGGCGCGCCTGCGCGGGCGCTCGCGCAAGCTCAGCGACCTGTTCATCGACGCGAAGGTGCCGCGGCGACTGCGCGCCGATGCGCGGGTCGCCGTGCGCGCGAGCGACGGCGCGATTGTGTGGGCCGAGCACATCGGCCCGGCGTGGGGCGCCCGGGTCCGCGTCGCCGAGCGCGGCTCCGAGGCCGGCGCGGATCCGCGCCGGCCGGCCGACGGCGGCGGCCGACGGTGA
- a CDS encoding ATP-binding cassette domain-containing protein, with protein sequence MIDVQELTRVYGRGFGARPAVDRVTFSVARGEILGFLGPNGAGKSTTMKMLTCYLPPTSGRARVAGYDVYDDPLEVRRRVGYLPENTPLYPNMTVIGYLRFCAQVRRIERHRIDRRIAEVGATTGILDVLGKYIRELSRGYRQRVGLTQALLHDPDVLILDEPTSGLDPNQIVEIRELIRTIGRDKTILLSTHILPEVQATCNRVLIIHDGRIVADGRPDELVSREADNRYRLVLAGDGTPAPDDATAAVRRLDGVTGVDARMATNGELELVIAGARDADLRLSLFRLAADSGWPLVELVRTEMSLEQVFSRLTGAGAEHAAAGGTEAQDAQGAAA encoded by the coding sequence ATGATCGACGTCCAGGAGCTCACGCGCGTCTACGGCCGGGGCTTCGGCGCGCGCCCCGCGGTCGACCGAGTGACCTTCTCCGTGGCGCGCGGCGAGATCCTCGGATTCCTCGGTCCGAACGGAGCCGGCAAGTCGACCACGATGAAGATGCTCACCTGTTACCTGCCGCCCACCTCCGGTCGCGCCCGCGTCGCCGGCTACGACGTGTACGACGACCCGCTCGAGGTGCGCCGGCGCGTCGGCTACTTGCCGGAGAACACGCCGCTTTACCCGAACATGACGGTCATCGGCTACCTGCGGTTCTGCGCCCAAGTCCGCCGGATCGAGCGCCACCGGATCGACCGGCGCATCGCGGAGGTCGGCGCGACCACCGGCATCCTCGACGTGCTCGGCAAGTACATCCGCGAGCTGTCCCGCGGCTACCGCCAGCGCGTCGGGCTCACCCAGGCGCTGCTGCACGACCCCGACGTGCTGATCCTCGACGAGCCCACCAGCGGTCTCGACCCCAACCAGATCGTCGAGATCCGCGAGCTGATCCGCACGATCGGACGCGACAAGACGATCCTGCTGTCGACCCACATCCTCCCGGAAGTGCAGGCGACCTGCAACCGCGTGCTGATCATCCACGACGGGCGCATCGTCGCCGACGGCCGCCCGGACGAGTTGGTATCGCGGGAGGCGGACAACCGCTACCGCCTCGTGTTGGCGGGCGACGGCACGCCCGCCCCCGACGACGCGACGGCGGCCGTGCGCCGGCTCGACGGGGTCACCGGCGTCGACGCCCGGATGGCGACCAACGGAGAACTCGAACTGGTCATCGCCGGCGCGCGCGACGCCGACCTGCGGCTTTCGCTGTTCCGGCTCGCCGCCGACTCCGGCTGGCCGTTGGTCGAACTCGTGCGCACGGAGATGTCGCTCGAACAGGTCTTCAGCCGCCTCACCGGCGCCGGCGCGGAGCACGCCGCGGCCGGCGGGACCGAGGCGCAGGACGCGCAAGGAGCCGCCGCATGA
- a CDS encoding ABC transporter, translating into MKTAWIICRRELGAYFASPMAYIILAGFVAFTGFLFFNSFFTVKQARLDGLFHALPLVYLFFAPAMAMRLIAEERDLGTIELLLTMPVRDREVVLGKYLAALIMLMVALAATLPFAYTVSRLGDLDLGPVIGGYLGALLLGGLYLAAGLLASSVTREQVIAFIVGLILCFAVYALTWVVDAGTAGGGIVMYLSPAFHFGNLSRGYVELRSVVYFVSGIALFVLLAVQVLEARKWG; encoded by the coding sequence ATGAAAACCGCCTGGATCATCTGTCGCCGCGAGCTGGGCGCGTACTTCGCGTCGCCGATGGCGTACATCATTCTCGCCGGGTTCGTCGCGTTCACCGGGTTTTTGTTCTTCAACAGCTTCTTTACGGTCAAGCAAGCCCGCCTCGACGGCCTGTTTCACGCCCTGCCGCTCGTCTACCTGTTCTTTGCGCCGGCGATGGCGATGCGACTGATCGCCGAGGAGCGGGACCTCGGCACGATCGAACTGTTGCTCACGATGCCGGTGCGCGATCGGGAGGTCGTGCTCGGCAAGTACCTCGCCGCCTTGATCATGCTGATGGTCGCGCTCGCCGCCACGCTGCCGTTCGCGTACACGGTCAGCCGCCTCGGCGATCTCGACCTCGGGCCGGTGATCGGCGGCTACCTCGGCGCGCTGTTGCTCGGCGGCCTGTACCTGGCCGCCGGCCTGCTCGCGTCGTCCGTCACGCGCGAGCAGGTCATCGCGTTCATCGTCGGGCTGATTTTGTGCTTCGCGGTCTACGCCCTCACCTGGGTCGTCGACGCCGGCACCGCGGGCGGCGGCATCGTGATGTACCTGTCGCCGGCATTCCATTTCGGCAACCTGTCGCGCGGCTACGTCGAGCTGCGCTCCGTCGTCTATTTCGTCTCGGGCATCGCGCTGTTCGTGCTGCTCGCCGTTCAGGTGCTCGAGGCCCGCAAGTGGGGGTGA
- a CDS encoding DUF4340 domain-containing protein: MLQTRTLAALAFVVVAGAAAWWQLSRPDEHIETAPPRGPLPEFSAADIDAIDIRSPEEGKTVSLAKDGDGWKVTAPVEDRADAAAVDRAIEQLAGARIADRPSATSKESWDKLQVGDGDVLTVTLSSSGTPIATLHIGKTGRFVRIGDAPEVYALRGVSRAMLERGVAQWRDRTVLKFDRDKVATVTAVDATGKAVARRSAPSAAAGGDAGPPPSSDSETWTLEEGAPIVGTFDPAVPKTIVSRLYHLIATDFADGVSKAAAGLDHPALTLTVTLDDGTAHTLLVGGKADDTHVYIGRPDSDRVWTLLSSSADSFAKGPVQWRDRTIAKLPAADVAAMDVRHGDFRIVARRSGDGWTVAQPKGVQIDKGKLDSLAGAMASLVGAKIATDVPPRAFARPVAVARFTDEQGNTIKISLAAKREGDNLWPVKASTRRDVVLLADYQARRFLVERDTYVASK, encoded by the coding sequence ATGCTCCAGACCCGAACCCTCGCAGCGCTCGCTTTCGTGGTCGTCGCCGGCGCCGCCGCGTGGTGGCAGCTGTCGCGGCCGGACGAACACATCGAGACCGCACCGCCGCGCGGGCCGCTGCCCGAGTTTTCCGCGGCCGACATCGACGCGATCGACATCCGCTCGCCCGAGGAGGGCAAGACGGTGTCCCTGGCCAAAGACGGCGACGGCTGGAAGGTCACCGCGCCGGTCGAGGATCGCGCCGACGCGGCGGCGGTCGACCGCGCGATCGAGCAGCTCGCCGGCGCGCGCATCGCCGACCGGCCGTCCGCGACGTCGAAGGAGTCGTGGGACAAGCTCCAGGTCGGCGACGGCGACGTGCTCACGGTGACCCTGTCGTCGTCGGGCACGCCGATCGCGACGCTGCACATCGGCAAGACCGGCCGGTTCGTCCGGATCGGCGACGCCCCCGAGGTGTACGCACTGCGCGGCGTGAGCCGGGCGATGCTCGAGCGCGGCGTGGCGCAGTGGCGCGACCGCACCGTGCTCAAGTTCGACCGCGACAAGGTCGCGACGGTGACGGCGGTGGACGCGACCGGCAAGGCGGTCGCGCGGCGCAGCGCGCCGTCGGCCGCGGCGGGCGGCGACGCGGGGCCGCCGCCGTCCAGCGACAGCGAGACGTGGACGCTCGAGGAGGGCGCGCCGATTGTCGGCACGTTCGACCCGGCCGTCCCCAAGACGATCGTGTCGCGCCTGTACCACCTGATCGCCACCGACTTCGCCGACGGCGTGTCCAAGGCGGCCGCGGGACTCGACCACCCGGCGCTCACGCTCACGGTCACCCTCGACGACGGCACCGCGCACACCCTCCTCGTCGGCGGCAAAGCCGACGACACCCACGTCTACATCGGGCGGCCGGACTCGGACCGGGTGTGGACGCTGCTGTCGTCGAGCGCCGACTCGTTCGCCAAGGGACCGGTGCAGTGGCGCGATCGGACCATCGCCAAACTGCCGGCCGCGGACGTGGCCGCGATGGACGTGCGCCACGGTGACTTCCGCATCGTCGCCCGGCGCAGCGGCGATGGGTGGACGGTCGCGCAGCCCAAGGGCGTGCAGATCGACAAGGGCAAGCTCGACTCCCTCGCCGGCGCGATGGCGTCACTCGTCGGCGCGAAGATCGCCACCGACGTGCCGCCGCGCGCCTTCGCCAGGCCGGTCGCCGTCGCGCGCTTCACCGACGAGCAGGGCAATACGATCAAGATCTCCCTCGCCGCCAAGCGCGAGGGAGACAACCTGTGGCCGGTCAAGGCGAGCACCCGCCGCGACGTCGTGCTGCTCGCCGACTACCAGGCGCGACGGTTCCTCGTCGAGCGCGACACGTACGTGGCGTCGAAGTAG